The following nucleotide sequence is from Streptomyces leeuwenhoekii.
CCCGTCCGCTGGAGGTTCTCGCACTTGAGATGCACCGGGGCGCCGATCAGCCGGGACAGGTGCCTGCTGCCCTCCATCGCCGTCACCCGCGCCACGCCCGCCAGCATCTTCTGGGCGCCGCGTACATCGTCGAGGGTGACGGGACGCAGGGAGGAGACCGTGCTGTAGCTCATGGCTCCAGCATCGCAGTTCACCGCCGCGGAGGCGGGGGGTGACCAACCCGCGGGATCCGCATGGCGCAGCGCCGGTACGCCCCGCCGCCCGGCCGCGTACCCTGTCCCCCAACCAGCAGCCCTCCACGAAGTGAGCCTCCGGCCATGCCCACAACACCTGACATGACGGACCTGACGACCGTCGGTGACAGCGGTCTCCTCGACACGCTGCAGCACGAGGTGGCGGTGTTCGCCCGCCGTGCGGAACAGACCCGCCTCGGCGGAGTCGGGCAGGTGCGCAACTCGATGGACCGCGCCGCGTACCTGCTGCTCAACCGGCTCGACAAGGAGGGGCCGATGGGCGTCAAGGCGCTCGCCGCGAGCATGGGGATCGACTCCTCGACCGTCACGCGGCAGGTGGCTCCGCTCGTCGACACCGGACTCGTCAAGCGAACCTCGCACCCCGAGGACGGGCGCGCGGTGGTGCTCCAGCTCTCCCCGCGCGGCGCCGCCCGTCTGGAGGAGGTGCGTTCCTCCAGACGGCAGCTCATGGCGGAGCTGACCCAGGACTGGGCGCCGGAGGAGCGCGAGGCGTTCTGCACGCTCCTCACGCGCTTCAACGGCGCGCTGTCCGCGCGGATGGCGCTCCAGGGCGTACCGGGCTCCGAGACGCCCCCCGCCTCCTAGGCACCGAGAAGCCCCGGGTTCCGCTTGCCGCCCGGCTCTTGACCCACGGCCCGCCGCGGGCCTCATATGAGACCGGGTCCCGTGTCGCGGGCGGGCACGTCCCGCACCCGGCCGGGTCCCGTTCCCTCAGGGTCACCCTCAGGCGGGAGGCACGGTGCGAGAACGGCATGCGTCCCGGGACGCCCGCCGGGCCGAGGAGTTCCGGGCCTTCGTCGCGGGCGCGGCGGGGCGGCTGCTGCACACCGCCACCCTGCTGACCGCGGAGGCGCCCGGCGACAACCCGCGCGCGCGGCGCCTGCTGACCCTCGCCCTGGCGCACACCTACGCCCGCTGGGACGGCCTGCGCGGCGAGGACGGCGAGGACCCCTACGACCGGGCCCGCCGGTATCTGGCGATCCGCTTCGCCCACGAGGCGCGAGGCCGCCGCGGCGCTCCCGGCCGTGCCCGGCCCCGGCCCCGCGGCCCGCTGGCCCGGCTGACCGCGCGGGAACGGCTGATCCTCGTCCTCAGGCTGTACGAGGGCGTCGCCGAGGAGCAGACGGCGGCCCTGCTGGGCCTGCCCGGGGAACACGTCCGCACGGTGTGCGACCGGGCGGCGGCCACGGTGCTCCACCCGCCCCGGGGTCCCGCGCCGGCGGCGGAGCGGGGGACGGCGGCCGGGACGGCGGTGTCATGAGGCCCGCGCGCGGGTGCGCGGCCGTCCCGCGGCGGCCCGGCACCGCAGGGCGGTGCCCGTGAACCGGGCGGAGCGGGAGGCCGCCGTCCGGCGGATCATGCAGGAGTCCCCGCCGCGGGTGCCGCCGGAGCTGTACGCGGAGGCGCTGCGCCGTGGCCGGCGCATGCTCAGGCGGCGGGTGGCGGCCCGGCGCCTGATGTGGCTGCTGCTGTGCGCGGCGGCGCTGGCGTTCGCCGTGTGGGCGGTGACCGCCCGGCCCTGGGCGCGGCCGCCGTCGGAGACGACCCCGCCGCTGCCGGACTGGTGAGCGGGCCGCCCCCGCGCCCTCTCTCGGGCCCCTCGTCCGGACCGTGCCCGGCTCCTCCGGACGAGGGACTCACCGGCCGGCTGGCTGACTAGGGTCTTCCGTTTGGATCAGGCCGGATCAGGGAGCGGGGTCTGGTGCCGTGCATCGCAAGGCGGAGGAGGGCGCCATGGCGGAGCCATGGCAACCGACGACAACGCGGCGAGGCATGGCGCCAGGCCCCGCGAGCCCGGCATGAGCCAAACGAGAGGCCCTAGCCGAGTGCCTGCTGGAGGTCCTCCAGCAGGTCGTCGACGTTCTCGATGCCGACGGAGAGGCGCACCAGGTCGGCGGGCACCTCCAGGGCGGAACCGGCCGCCGAGGCGTGGGTCATCCGGCCGGGGTGCTCGATGAGGGACTCCACGCCGCCCAGGGACTCCCCGAGCGTGAACACCCGCGCGCGGTTGCAGACCTCGACGGCGGCCTCCTCGCCGCCCTCGACCCGGAACGACACCATGCCGCCGAACGCCTTCATCTGCTTGGCGGCGATCTCGTGCCCGGGGTGTTCCGGCAGGCCCGGGTACAGGACGCTCGTCACACGCGCGTGCCGGGTCAGCATGTCGGCGATCCTGGTGGCGTTCTCGCTGTGCCGGTCCATCCGCACCGCGAGCGTCTTGGTGCCGCGCAGCACCAGCCAGGAGTCGAAGGGCCCGGCGACCGCGCCCATCGCGTTCTGGTGGAACGCCAGCTCCTCGCCGAGCTCCGGGTCGCCGACGATCAGCGCGCCGCCGACGACGTCGGAGTGGCCGCCCATGTACTTGGTCAGGGAGTGCACGACGACGTCCGCGCCGAGCGCGAGCGGCTGCTGGAGGTAGGGCGTGGCGAAGGTGTTGTCGACGACCAGCTTCGCGCCCGCGTCCCGGGTGACCTGGGCGACGGCGGCGATGTCGGTGACGCCCAGCAGCGGGTTGGAGGGCGTCTCCACCCACACGGCCTTGGTCTTCGGGGTGAGGGCGGCCCGTACGGCGGCGGGATCGCCGCTCTCGGCCACCGACCACTCCACGCCCCAGCGGGAGGCGACCTTGGCGAAGAGGCGGAAGGTGCCGCCGTAGGCGTCGTTGGGGATGACCACGTGGTCGCCGGGGCGCAGCAGCGTGCGCAGCAGGCAGTCCTCGGCCGCCAGTCCGGACGCGAAGGCGAGACCCCGGCGGCCGCCCTCCAGGGCGGCCAGGTTCTCCTCCAGCGCGGTGCGGGTCGGATTGGCGCTGCGGCTGTACTCGTAGCCGCCGCGCAGACCGCCGACGCCGTCCTGCTTGTAGGTCGACACCTGGTAGATCGGCGGGACGACCGCGCCCGTCAGGGGGTCGGCGGTGTTGCCCGCGTGGATCGCGAGCGTCTCGAAGTGCTGACTGATGTGCCTGTCGCTCATGGGCCCGAGGGTAGTGGGCGAGCGGCCCCGGCGGGTTTTCCACAAGGCCGCCGCACGGGTTGGCCAATTGTCGGCGCGGTCTGGTTCGCTTGAGACATGGAGATTCTCTGGGTCCTGATGGCACTGGTCATGCTCGGCTTCGTGCTGCTGCCCGTCCTGCGGCGCCGGCGTGGCCTGCTCGAGCAGGTGCCGCCCGGCCATCCGGACGCCGCCGACCCCGCGCACTACGGGTTCGTGCGCGAGGAGGAGCTCGACATCCGCCTGCCCGGCCCCGACGAGGACCTGCTGGACGTCCTGGACGTCGTCCAGCGGACCCAGGACCACCGGGCGGCGCAGCAGCTCCTGGCCGGTACGGAGGCGGAGGGCGAGCTGCGCTGGCAGCGTGTCCAGGCGTTCGCGGGCGCCGCGTCGCTGGAGCTGCGGCAGCGGCCCGGCGGGGTGGGCGAGGCCCCGGGCGGGCAGTGGCTGCGGGTGTGGCGGGCCGAGGCGCCCAAGGACCCGGGGGGCGCGGCGGTGCACGCCGAGTTCCTGGTGCAGCAGGCGTGGCGCACGTCGACGCCCGGCACGGACGAGTTCCGGATCATCATGGAGGAGGCGAGGGCGGCGTGCGGCGACGCGGCGCTGCTGGCACCCGGTGACCCGGTCCCGTACATCATCGAGCTGTCGGTGGCCCGCGGCCTGGGCTACTCGCGCGAGGAGTTCGAGCAGCTCTGGCTGAAGATCCTCGACCGGGCCCCGGCGCACATGGGCGCGCATCTGGCCGCCCTGCACTACTGGTGCGAGAAGTGGCACGGCTCCCGCGAGCTGGCGTACTCCTTCGCGGAGGCCGCCGCGGCCCGGGCGCCCCGGGGGTCGCTGCTGGCGGCGATGCCGCTCTTCGCGGTGTTCGAGCACCTCCCCGAGGTGAACCTGGTGAGCGGCTTCCACCGCAGCGAGGTGGTGACGAAGGCGGTCCACGGCGCGCTGCACGCGGTCCACTCGGCCCGCGCCGACGACCCGATGCTGGCGCACGTGCGGCATCTGCTGGTCTTCTTCCTGGTCCGCGGTGAGCGCTGGGCGGAGGCCATGAACCAGCTCATACACATCGACGGCCACGTGGGCGCCCTCCCGTGGACGCTGTCCCCGGACCCGGCGGCCGAGTTCGCGGTGTACCGGGCGATGGCGGTGGCGGGCTTCGAGGCCAACGGCGGCAGCCCGGCGAGCCTGCCCCACTGAGCCCCGGGCGGGCCCCCGCCACGGGGGCCCGCCCGGCCGGAGCGGTGGGCGGAATTCCGCCCGCTCCCCCTGCGTTGTTCCGGGCGTCGCCCCGATTGGAGACCGCATGTTCCTGTCCCGCCGTACGCCCCAGCTCCCGACCCCCGAGCAGGCGCTGCCCGGCCGTTCGGAGCCGGCGTTCACGGTCCCCGACCGCCACACCGTCCTCGGCAACCCGCTCCTCGGTCCCTACCCCGAGGGCCTGGAGACCGCCGACTTCGGCCTGGGCTGCTTCTGGGGCGCCGAGCGCAAGTTCTGGCAGCTCCCGGCAGGAGTCTGGACCACCCTGGTCGGCTACCAGGGCGGCTACACGGAGAACCCCACGTACGAGGAGGTCTGCTCGGGCCTGACCGGCCACACGGAGGCCGTCCGCGTCGTCTACGACCCGAAGGTGATCTCCTACGGGCAGCTCCTGAAGACCTTCTGGGAGTCCCACGACCCCACGCAGGGCTTCCGCCAGGGCAACGACGTCGGCACGCAGTACCGCTCGGCGATCTACACCCACACCCCCGCCCAGGCCACGGCCGCCGAAGCCTCCCGCGCCGCCTACCAGCAGGTCCTGACGGCCTCGGGCCACGGCACGATCACCACGGAGATCCTCCCGGCCGAGGACCGCCCGTTCTACCCGGCCGAGGCGTACCACCAGCAGTACCTCGACAAGAACCCGGCGGGGTACTGCGGCATCGGCGGGACGGGGGTCAAGCTGAGTGACCCGTTCGAGACGAACTGGGGGGTGTCGTGCCCGACGGGGATCGCCCCGGCTCCTGGCGAAGAGTAGACCGGGGTCTCGCCGTGTGTGATTCCTCGGACCTGATGCCTGGTACTACAGCCGTAGATCGTGGACGGTAGCGGCGGACCTGGTGCTCGCCCAGGGCCGCCAGGCCCTTGCCGGACTGGAATGACTCCTCGACCCGCCACCTTGATGCAGCGACGCGCACCAGGGTGGTCAGCGGCACTGCGGCAGGCGGATAGCAGCGGTAGTGGGCACGTTCGCCGGTGCTGCGGTTGCGCGTCCCGCCATCCGGCTCATCAGGCCCTCGAACGCCTCCTGCCAGCAGGCGGGGTCTACGCTGTGACCTGCGGCCACCGCATGATCGTTTGTCTTCGCACACCGATGATCAACGGTGGCCGCACCCGTCTCCACACCGCGTCAGGTCGCGCAGCGTCTGCCTGCCGTCCTGTGTTTCGGAGGGCTTGTGCAACGTGGCGAAGTCTGGTGGGTCCAGTTCGACGAGCGGAGGTTGGTCGTACTGCTGTCAGGGGACGACGCGTCCGGGTTCCAGGTGATGCAGGTCGTCGCTCCGGCGGGCCTCGACATCAGCGGTCTGGGCATCGAAGTGACGGTCGGCGCCGGTGACGGGCTGCCGCTCGAGGGCGTGCTGCGGCTCGCGTTCCCGCGTCCAGGCTTCACCCCGTGCACATGGCTGACCACCGTGTCCCGAGACGACCTGATAGAGCGGGCGGCCGTGCTGTCCTCCAGGAAGCTCAGCGAGATCGACGATGCCCTCCGCCATGCTGAACAAGCACAGGAGCGGACCCCGGCAACGACCGCGAAGCTCAGCGAGATAAGGGACGCCCTCCGTCGCGGTGAACTCGGATAGACGGAGAAGGAGCCGACGCCCGCGACGGCATGGGCGATCTCGGGCGAGACGCTCCACGCTGGACACCTGCCACCCTCGACGCCCCTCACCATCGAGATCATGGTCTACGGCTGGAGCACTGGAGTCCGCCACTGCTGGTTGAGAGGCGGGGGCGGTCTTCCGGCTTCCAGGCTGACCGTCGGGTGCCGGTGCGGTCCGGTCAGGAGGGGGCCGAGACGTGATCGTGCGCGTGGACTGCTGTCCGGCCGGGCCGGAACCGGCGGCGGACGAGCGCGATCAGGGAAG
It contains:
- a CDS encoding MarR family winged helix-turn-helix transcriptional regulator, translating into MPTTPDMTDLTTVGDSGLLDTLQHEVAVFARRAEQTRLGGVGQVRNSMDRAAYLLLNRLDKEGPMGVKALAASMGIDSSTVTRQVAPLVDTGLVKRTSHPEDGRAVVLQLSPRGAARLEEVRSSRRQLMAELTQDWAPEEREAFCTLLTRFNGALSARMALQGVPGSETPPAS
- a CDS encoding sigma factor-like helix-turn-helix DNA-binding protein, giving the protein MRERHASRDARRAEEFRAFVAGAAGRLLHTATLLTAEAPGDNPRARRLLTLALAHTYARWDGLRGEDGEDPYDRARRYLAIRFAHEARGRRGAPGRARPRPRGPLARLTARERLILVLRLYEGVAEEQTAALLGLPGEHVRTVCDRAAATVLHPPRGPAPAAERGTAAGTAVS
- a CDS encoding cystathionine gamma-synthase, producing the protein MSDRHISQHFETLAIHAGNTADPLTGAVVPPIYQVSTYKQDGVGGLRGGYEYSRSANPTRTALEENLAALEGGRRGLAFASGLAAEDCLLRTLLRPGDHVVIPNDAYGGTFRLFAKVASRWGVEWSVAESGDPAAVRAALTPKTKAVWVETPSNPLLGVTDIAAVAQVTRDAGAKLVVDNTFATPYLQQPLALGADVVVHSLTKYMGGHSDVVGGALIVGDPELGEELAFHQNAMGAVAGPFDSWLVLRGTKTLAVRMDRHSENATRIADMLTRHARVTSVLYPGLPEHPGHEIAAKQMKAFGGMVSFRVEGGEEAAVEVCNRARVFTLGESLGGVESLIEHPGRMTHASAAGSALEVPADLVRLSVGIENVDDLLEDLQQALG
- the msrA gene encoding peptide-methionine (S)-S-oxide reductase MsrA, with protein sequence MFLSRRTPQLPTPEQALPGRSEPAFTVPDRHTVLGNPLLGPYPEGLETADFGLGCFWGAERKFWQLPAGVWTTLVGYQGGYTENPTYEEVCSGLTGHTEAVRVVYDPKVISYGQLLKTFWESHDPTQGFRQGNDVGTQYRSAIYTHTPAQATAAEASRAAYQQVLTASGHGTITTEILPAEDRPFYPAEAYHQQYLDKNPAGYCGIGGTGVKLSDPFETNWGVSCPTGIAPAPGEE
- a CDS encoding type II toxin-antitoxin system PemK/MazF family toxin yields the protein MQRGEVWWVQFDERRLVVLLSGDDASGFQVMQVVAPAGLDISGLGIEVTVGAGDGLPLEGVLRLAFPRPGFTPCTWLTTVSRDDLIERAAVLSSRKLSEIDDALRHAEQAQERTPATTAKLSEIRDALRRGELG